From one Hugenholtzia roseola DSM 9546 genomic stretch:
- a CDS encoding type III restriction-modification system endonuclease → MKGFNFEKDLAHQKQAVENTLAVFNTLQLKAATGAHKNHINPAFVWKNMIAYKENIKKLQAEQQISESFTNSHILDIMMETGTGKTYTYTKTIFELNKKYGIFKFIIVVPTLSIKAGTINFLKSDSCREHFKSQYDKTLHLHIVESQKSNKSKKSHFPPAIANFVKADSFEKNQIQVLLINAGMLNSETLQKSFDISLFDTYTVPFDALAATQSFMIIDEPHKFGQNNKTWENIEKIKPQFILRYGATFPEKAIKQKNLFTNKNEVAYTKDYHNLIYQLSAVDAFNQNLVKGIIGHLTEHEGGKNAVVRFLDSDGTEASFELVENNKRKTVRLSKKESLEKIHSQMVGLYLENLNKSTAILSNGLEMKKGDKINPYSYATTLQEMMLAKAIKNHFEIEKKLLTRQVKIKPLTLFFIDNIEAYRGKAGSKTDEGYLRQFVESCIKAEVEALLEVEENAFYKAYLAKTLTDLSGTHGGYFSKDNSEKDEATEKEINEILHDKQALLDLENPRRFIFSKWTLREGWDNPNVFQICKLRSSGSEISKLQEVGRGLRLPVNEYGNRVKEEQFHLHYFVDFTESDFIDKLVGEINSKSGAISMVETQTNVTPLIPKILERYSDQFSDTNALLKYLDKHNVVNRSNDFEEGGFDFIKENFPAIFEGVNPTKVRKATDPKPKISVRTSKYGELKALWEKLNEKVVLEYKFENEAHFQSFLTDFLKTQADNLMSDDIEERVAQIEIKDNKAVAQESESIYNRQTVSLSLLKYSSFLKELSKLLNINLKTLHQSLVASQIELNSYLNPSTLRTLKQNFDTYLMTQAFDKYSIAYKKVSNQIHPTKFTNAKGEVLTEISSADVGVNLSTEAVAKAYFFDELYYDSELEKQNIKTEIAEVVVFTKIPKNSIKIPVAGGKSYSPDFAYVVKFKDGSEKLNLIIETKNVGSQDELRQEEKLKIKHAEKFFEGRVKIEFRTQLRHDKMAHFIKSIVTGL, encoded by the coding sequence ATGAAAGGATTTAATTTTGAGAAAGATTTGGCGCACCAAAAGCAAGCGGTAGAAAATACGTTGGCAGTATTCAACACTTTGCAGCTCAAAGCCGCTACGGGCGCACACAAAAACCACATCAATCCCGCTTTTGTGTGGAAAAATATGATAGCCTACAAAGAAAACATCAAAAAACTACAAGCAGAGCAGCAAATAAGCGAAAGTTTTACGAATAGCCACATTTTGGATATTATGATGGAAACGGGTACGGGCAAGACCTATACCTATACCAAAACGATTTTCGAACTCAACAAAAAATACGGCATCTTTAAGTTTATTATCGTTGTGCCTACGCTTTCTATCAAGGCGGGTACTATCAATTTTTTGAAGTCGGATAGCTGTCGCGAACATTTCAAGTCGCAATACGACAAGACGCTGCACCTGCACATTGTAGAAAGCCAAAAAAGCAATAAAAGCAAAAAATCGCACTTTCCACCTGCGATAGCAAATTTTGTAAAAGCGGATAGTTTTGAAAAAAACCAAATTCAGGTGCTACTCATCAATGCGGGCATGCTCAATTCGGAAACGCTGCAAAAAAGTTTTGATATAAGTTTGTTTGATACCTATACCGTTCCTTTTGATGCCCTTGCCGCTACGCAATCTTTTATGATAATTGACGAACCTCACAAGTTTGGACAAAACAACAAAACTTGGGAAAATATCGAAAAGATAAAGCCTCAATTTATCCTGCGCTATGGTGCTACTTTTCCCGAAAAGGCGATTAAGCAAAAAAATCTATTTACAAACAAAAACGAAGTTGCCTATACAAAAGATTATCACAACCTTATCTATCAACTTTCCGCCGTCGATGCTTTTAATCAAAACTTAGTCAAGGGCATTATCGGACATTTGACAGAACATGAAGGTGGGAAAAATGCCGTAGTGCGCTTCCTCGATTCAGACGGCACAGAGGCAAGTTTTGAGTTGGTAGAAAACAACAAACGCAAGACGGTTAGGCTTTCCAAAAAAGAAAGTCTGGAAAAAATCCATAGTCAGATGGTAGGTTTGTATTTGGAAAACCTCAATAAAAGCACCGCCATTCTAAGCAATGGCTTAGAAATGAAGAAGGGCGACAAAATCAATCCTTATTCATACGCCACTACCCTACAAGAAATGATGTTGGCAAAGGCAATAAAAAATCACTTTGAGATAGAAAAAAAGTTGCTCACGCGCCAAGTGAAAATCAAGCCCCTAACGCTTTTTTTTATCGATAACATTGAAGCCTATCGCGGCAAAGCAGGCAGTAAAACAGACGAGGGCTATCTAAGGCAATTTGTTGAAAGCTGCATCAAGGCAGAAGTAGAAGCCTTGCTCGAAGTAGAAGAAAATGCGTTTTACAAAGCCTACCTCGCAAAAACGCTCACCGACCTTTCAGGCACACATGGGGGGTATTTTTCGAAAGACAATAGCGAAAAAGACGAAGCCACAGAAAAGGAAATAAACGAAATTTTGCACGACAAACAAGCCTTGCTCGATTTGGAAAATCCGCGCCGTTTTATCTTTTCGAAATGGACTTTGCGGGAAGGTTGGGATAATCCCAATGTCTTTCAAATTTGCAAACTGCGAAGCAGCGGAAGTGAAATTTCGAAATTGCAGGAAGTGGGGCGCGGTTTGCGCCTACCCGTCAATGAATACGGCAATCGAGTGAAAGAGGAGCAATTTCATTTGCACTATTTTGTAGATTTTACCGAAAGTGATTTTATAGATAAATTAGTAGGTGAAATCAATAGCAAATCGGGTGCCATTTCTATGGTAGAAACGCAAACAAATGTTACGCCGCTTATTCCGAAGATTTTGGAAAGGTATTCCGACCAATTTTCGGACACTAATGCTTTACTGAAGTATTTAGATAAACACAATGTCGTCAATCGCAGTAATGATTTTGAAGAAGGCGGGTTTGATTTTATCAAAGAAAACTTCCCCGCTATTTTCGAGGGTGTAAATCCGACTAAGGTTCGCAAAGCCACCGACCCGAAGCCGAAAATTAGCGTCCGCACCTCAAAATATGGCGAATTGAAAGCACTTTGGGAAAAGCTCAACGAAAAAGTGGTGTTGGAATATAAATTTGAAAATGAAGCGCATTTTCAATCCTTTCTCACCGACTTTTTAAAAACGCAAGCCGACAACCTGATGTCAGATGACATAGAGGAACGCGTGGCACAAATTGAAATCAAGGACAACAAGGCAGTGGCGCAAGAGTCGGAATCCATTTACAATCGGCAAACGGTAAGTCTTTCGCTACTCAAATACAGTAGCTTTTTGAAAGAACTTTCCAAACTGCTCAATATCAACCTCAAAACGCTACACCAATCTTTGGTCGCTTCTCAAATAGAGCTAAATTCTTATCTGAACCCAAGCACTTTGCGAACCCTCAAACAAAATTTTGATACCTATTTGATGACCCAAGCCTTTGATAAGTATTCCATTGCTTACAAGAAGGTTTCGAACCAAATTCACCCTACCAAATTTACTAATGCCAAGGGCGAGGTCTTGACCGAAATTTCGTCCGCAGACGTGGGGGTAAATCTCTCTACCGAAGCGGTGGCAAAGGCTTATTTCTTTGACGAACTGTATTACGATTCTGAATTAGAAAAGCAAAACATCAAGACTGAAATCGCCGAAGTGGTCGTCTTTACAAAAATTCCGAAAAACTCGATTAAAATTCCTGTGGCAGGGGGCAAGAGTTATTCGCCTGATTTTGCTTATGTGGTAAAATTCAAAGACGGAAGCGAAAAGCTCAATCTTATCATCGAAACCAAAAATGTAGGCAGCCAAGACGAGCTTCGGCAGGAAGAGAAGCTAAAAATCAAACATGCCGAAAAATTTTTTGAAGGCAGAGTAAAAATAGAATTTAGAACCCAATTGCGCCATGATAAGATGGCACATTTTATCAAAAGCATTGTAACAGGTCTTTAA
- a CDS encoding tetratricopeptide repeat protein: MRLIYLFNSRTLRKGLWFLWIMICPFSLFSQSLYQQGLALAKKGALPEALSVLEKAATSEANQADIFFAMGFCYEQLAKPHQAAQFYQKTLQVEPDYWSAYFKLMQAYQAENKMPLVEKTLQEVLQRLPSDEERIKILGKNLVEQNETERLDASSLLLLQKFESLSGTLPPLFQLIEIKAYFAAHQYEKAQNKAENILNTITTQNALTEEVAYWHLKAAFQVGDIDKMSLFLNRIKREEWLAEAKILAPRYYYNLGYAYFFAHEFQKSEQYLRSALAIDPEYSAAQVYLNQIAARKADKSRVINLTREKMIYQEHTQHDISFYKDLARLYVHQELYNQAILMADSCLMLDKHQPEALFLKGIALYKTYKDAEAIKTWEVLVHFLEKHEKELDPEKMAQYYFSLALAYKRQKKLDLAQKNLQKAKIGVYQDAVLYELNHLKE, translated from the coding sequence ATGAGGCTAATTTACCTTTTTAATTCGCGCACTTTGAGAAAAGGCTTATGGTTTTTATGGATAATGATATGCCCTTTTTCGCTATTTTCTCAAAGTTTGTATCAACAGGGCTTGGCATTGGCTAAAAAAGGAGCTTTGCCTGAAGCCCTTTCGGTTTTGGAAAAAGCCGCTACCAGCGAAGCGAATCAGGCGGATATTTTTTTTGCTATGGGATTTTGTTATGAACAGTTAGCAAAACCCCATCAGGCGGCACAATTCTACCAGAAAACCCTGCAAGTAGAGCCTGACTATTGGAGTGCTTACTTCAAACTTATGCAGGCATATCAGGCAGAAAACAAAATGCCTTTGGTAGAAAAGACCCTACAAGAGGTCTTACAAAGGCTGCCTTCCGACGAGGAGCGGATTAAAATTTTGGGCAAAAACCTTGTAGAACAGAACGAAACCGAGCGTTTAGATGCTTCTTCTTTGTTGCTGCTTCAAAAGTTTGAGAGCCTGTCAGGAACGCTGCCACCGCTTTTCCAACTTATCGAAATAAAAGCCTACTTTGCCGCCCATCAATACGAAAAGGCACAAAATAAGGCAGAGAATATCCTAAATACAATTACGACGCAAAATGCCCTAACCGAAGAAGTGGCATATTGGCATCTAAAAGCCGCTTTTCAGGTAGGTGATATAGACAAAATGAGCCTTTTTCTAAATCGCATCAAGCGTGAGGAATGGTTAGCAGAGGCTAAAATTTTAGCCCCAAGATACTACTACAACTTAGGATACGCCTACTTTTTTGCCCATGAGTTTCAGAAAAGCGAACAATACTTGCGCTCTGCCTTAGCCATAGACCCCGAATATTCAGCGGCGCAGGTCTATCTCAATCAAATTGCAGCCCGAAAAGCCGATAAATCGCGTGTCATCAATCTGACTCGTGAAAAGATGATTTATCAAGAACATACCCAACACGATATTTCTTTCTATAAAGATTTGGCGCGTCTTTATGTGCATCAAGAGCTATACAACCAAGCGATTTTAATGGCAGACTCTTGCTTGATGCTCGATAAGCACCAGCCCGAAGCACTTTTTTTAAAGGGAATTGCGCTATACAAAACCTACAAAGATGCAGAGGCTATCAAAACTTGGGAAGTATTGGTGCATTTTTTGGAAAAGCACGAAAAAGAGTTAGACCCTGAAAAAATGGCACAATATTATTTCTCTTTAGCTTTGGCGTACAAACGGCAAAAAAAGCTCGATTTAGCACAAAAAAACCTCCAAAAAGCAAAAATAGGAGTCTATCAAGATGCAGTCTTGTATGAGCTAAATCATCTGAAAGAGTAG
- a CDS encoding SPOR domain-containing protein has protein sequence MTTIQTRNQRAFLFLNRPLFFVIAFCGSFFSLPQVWLSDLPTLTAQQYSLKQLTQEPVKITAHPSPDSPLESRDTSYTKYAGGSVDFSIYTLNGPQWHVHLNPAPTGIVINGQSFRFYCSTELGVPMNLNSFLDIYEFEYLGRKYLCLFTLQEDCLYKGCRFKCYNLYDITDPKKIVPYSFSTIFEGSASFGDFNFDGKMDIVTAMPKAPNSYLESAVDDKGANILVTAYTPDKGKMRKLIQEQKSGNPYYIYVKPKDEELSSFEVLQTDWFMPLKDPSGKVLDPKNFYPAYTPFDPKNDFLYTPEGYRVDKRRWVIQLEDFPDEDGAIDYCEELKAKGFQEVFIKVDHYGPDFLFRVFYGNYWSKEKAQQMHQLLIDRKLLERNKPDAIMALQRD, from the coding sequence ATGACGACTATACAAACACGCAACCAACGCGCTTTTCTTTTTCTAAACCGTCCGCTATTTTTTGTGATTGCTTTTTGCGGTTCTTTTTTTAGCCTGCCGCAAGTCTGGCTTTCCGACCTTCCTACCCTGACGGCACAGCAGTATTCGCTCAAACAGCTCACCCAAGAGCCTGTCAAGATTACGGCACACCCTTCGCCCGACTCCCCCCTTGAATCGCGCGATACTTCTTACACCAAATACGCAGGCGGCTCGGTAGATTTTAGCATCTATACCCTCAATGGTCCTCAATGGCATGTGCATCTCAATCCTGCCCCGACGGGTATTGTTATCAATGGGCAAAGTTTCCGCTTTTATTGTAGCACTGAATTGGGCGTGCCTATGAATTTGAACTCTTTTTTAGATATTTATGAATTTGAGTATTTGGGGCGCAAATACCTCTGCCTTTTCACTTTGCAGGAAGATTGTCTATACAAGGGCTGCCGCTTCAAATGCTATAATTTGTACGACATTACAGACCCTAAAAAAATCGTCCCCTACTCTTTTTCTACTATCTTCGAAGGCTCGGCTTCTTTTGGCGATTTTAATTTTGATGGCAAGATGGACATCGTTACGGCTATGCCAAAAGCACCCAATAGCTACCTCGAATCTGCCGTAGATGACAAAGGCGCAAATATCTTGGTTACTGCCTATACGCCCGACAAAGGCAAGATGCGCAAACTTATTCAAGAGCAGAAATCGGGCAATCCCTACTACATTTATGTAAAGCCAAAAGACGAGGAACTTAGCAGTTTTGAAGTCTTGCAAACCGACTGGTTTATGCCCCTGAAAGACCCTTCGGGAAAGGTCTTAGACCCCAAAAATTTCTACCCCGCCTATACGCCCTTCGACCCTAAAAACGATTTCCTCTACACACCCGAAGGCTATCGAGTAGATAAACGCCGTTGGGTCATTCAGCTCGAAGATTTCCCCGACGAAGATGGCGCAATAGACTATTGCGAAGAATTGAAGGCAAAAGGCTTTCAAGAGGTCTTTATCAAAGTAGACCACTACGGTCCCGATTTCCTTTTCCGCGTCTTTTATGGCAACTATTGGAGCAAAGAAAAGGCACAGCAGATGCACCAACTTTTGATAGATAGAAAGCTATTAGAACGCAACAAACCCGACGCAATCATGGCACTGCAAAGGGATTAG